One region of Streptomyces capillispiralis genomic DNA includes:
- a CDS encoding GlxA family transcriptional regulator, whose amino-acid sequence MVSAPDPGRPYRVALVAFPGIRAFDVSVITEVWGTDRTDRGAPAFDLRRVAADPGTPVPMRGGLSLHPDRPLDWLTDADLVVVPGLDDHLSPAPPAVLDALRHAHARGTPLAALCGGAFTLAQAGLLDGRRAITHWHLIDLFRAHHPHVTVVPDALFIEDDTIWTAAGTAAGIDLCLHLVRLAHGAEAAATIARSMVTAPFRTGTQAQFIEHPTPRADRDADALAAVREHALRHLHEPLTVADLAARAGMSPRTFARHFTAATGTTPLRWLLDQRVAAAQRLLERTDLPMPEVARRAGFGSEVTMRQHFASRLATSPRAYRAAFSTGAPASAPAGSSPIAR is encoded by the coding sequence ATGGTGAGCGCACCCGACCCGGGCCGCCCGTACCGCGTCGCCCTCGTCGCCTTCCCCGGCATCCGCGCCTTCGACGTCTCCGTCATCACCGAGGTCTGGGGCACCGACCGCACCGACCGAGGCGCCCCCGCCTTCGACCTCCGCCGCGTGGCCGCCGACCCCGGCACCCCCGTCCCCATGCGCGGCGGCCTCTCACTCCACCCGGACCGCCCGCTCGACTGGCTCACCGACGCCGACCTCGTCGTCGTCCCCGGACTCGACGACCACCTGAGCCCCGCACCGCCCGCCGTCCTCGACGCCCTCCGTCACGCCCATGCCCGCGGCACCCCCCTCGCCGCCCTCTGCGGCGGCGCCTTCACCCTCGCCCAGGCCGGCCTCCTCGACGGCCGCCGCGCCATCACCCACTGGCACCTGATCGACCTCTTCCGCGCACACCACCCCCATGTCACCGTCGTCCCCGACGCCCTGTTCATCGAGGACGACACCATCTGGACCGCGGCCGGCACCGCCGCCGGCATCGACCTCTGCCTGCACCTGGTCCGCCTCGCCCACGGCGCCGAAGCCGCCGCCACCATCGCCCGCTCCATGGTCACGGCCCCCTTCCGCACCGGAACCCAGGCACAGTTCATCGAGCACCCCACACCCCGGGCCGACCGCGACGCCGACGCCCTCGCCGCCGTACGCGAGCACGCCCTGCGACACCTCCACGAACCCCTGACCGTCGCCGACCTGGCCGCCCGCGCCGGCATGTCCCCGCGCACCTTCGCCCGCCACTTCACCGCGGCCACGGGCACCACCCCGCTGCGCTGGCTCCTCGACCAGCGCGTCGCCGCGGCACAACGGCTCCTGGAACGCACCGACCTGCCCATGCCCGAAGTCGCCCGCAGGGCCGGGTTCGGCAGCGAGGTCACGATGCGCCAGCACTTCGCATCGCGCCTCGCCACCAGCCCCCGCGCCTACCGGGCCGCGTTCAGCACCGGCGCCCCGGCCTCCGCACCCGCCGGCAGCAGCCCGATCGCCCGGTAG
- a CDS encoding EamA/RhaT family transporter has product MSAENGTSDNTASSPGTSGTPGTPGTSGPSGTPVGPQPEPIRFFGTTWVDHSGGYIARRAGVAVGSLAAAAAACFVLRIAYQGLRIAEVGGFVTLLMVVMFAVCSALAFRHTWSAFTTRPDPARQASLRGLLAVGFVGSLVAYFFRSLTEAPGEKLHRAEYATAREQYEKRTTRRSGNPSKKRRRS; this is encoded by the coding sequence GTGAGCGCAGAGAACGGCACTTCGGACAACACCGCGAGCTCCCCCGGGACCTCCGGAACCCCTGGGACCCCTGGGACCTCCGGGCCCTCCGGGACTCCCGTGGGCCCCCAGCCCGAGCCCATCCGCTTCTTCGGCACCACGTGGGTCGACCACTCCGGCGGTTACATCGCCCGCCGCGCCGGCGTCGCCGTCGGCTCCCTCGCCGCCGCGGCCGCCGCCTGCTTCGTCCTGCGCATCGCCTACCAGGGGCTGCGGATCGCCGAGGTCGGCGGTTTCGTCACCCTCCTCATGGTCGTGATGTTCGCGGTCTGCAGCGCCCTAGCCTTCCGGCACACCTGGTCGGCCTTCACCACCCGCCCCGACCCCGCCCGCCAGGCGTCCCTGCGCGGTCTCCTGGCCGTCGGTTTCGTCGGCTCCCTCGTGGCCTACTTCTTCCGCTCCCTCACCGAGGCACCCGGTGAGAAGCTGCACCGCGCGGAGTACGCGACCGCCCGCGAGCAGTACGAGAAGCGCACCACACGCCGCTCCGGCAACCCGTCGAAGAAGCGCCGCCGCTCCTGA
- a CDS encoding cysteine hydrolase family protein encodes MDIAGNAALVVVDVQRGFEDLGFWGSRNNPGADGNIASLIDVWQASGRPVVFVRHDSRLPGSPLRPGQEGNGFKEYVEARRGKGGAGAELLVTKGVNSAFYGSPDLDAWLKGAGISQLVLAGIQTNMCVETTARMGGNLGYDVVVAFDATYTFDLEGPFGWRRGAEEVARASAVSLHGGGFARVVTTEEVVDAAG; translated from the coding sequence ATGGACATCGCGGGAAACGCAGCACTGGTGGTCGTGGACGTGCAGCGGGGGTTCGAGGACCTCGGCTTCTGGGGGTCGCGGAACAACCCCGGGGCGGACGGCAACATCGCCTCGCTCATCGACGTGTGGCAGGCGTCGGGCCGGCCGGTCGTGTTCGTACGGCACGACTCGCGCCTGCCCGGGTCGCCGTTGCGGCCGGGGCAGGAGGGCAATGGGTTCAAGGAGTACGTGGAGGCGCGGCGCGGGAAGGGGGGCGCGGGGGCGGAGCTGCTGGTGACGAAGGGCGTGAACTCGGCGTTCTACGGCTCGCCCGATCTGGACGCCTGGCTGAAGGGTGCGGGGATCTCGCAGCTGGTGCTGGCCGGGATCCAGACCAACATGTGTGTGGAGACGACGGCGCGGATGGGAGGGAACCTCGGATACGACGTGGTGGTGGCGTTCGACGCGACGTACACGTTCGATCTGGAGGGGCCGTTCGGCTGGCGGCGCGGTGCCGAGGAGGTGGCGCGGGCGTCGGCGGTGTCCCTGCACGGGGGCGGTTTCGCCCGGGTGGTGACCACCGAGGAGGTGGTGGACGCCGCCGGGTGA
- a CDS encoding ABC transporter permease, whose product MSTTHPAPPAPAPARALNLSRTTATAARVLRQLRHDPRTIALMLLVPCVMLFLLRYVFDGSPRTFDTIGASLLGIFPLITMFLVTSIATLRERTSGTLERLLALPLGKGDLIAGYALAFGALAVVQSALATGLAVWFLDLDVTGSPWLLLLVALLDALLGTALGLFVSAFAASEFQAVQFMPAVIFPQLLLCGLFTPRDTMHPALEAVSDVLPMSYAVDGMNEVLRHTDMTAAFVRDVLVVADCALLVLGLGAATLRRRTA is encoded by the coding sequence ATGAGCACCACCCACCCGGCGCCGCCCGCCCCCGCCCCGGCCCGCGCACTGAACCTCTCCCGCACCACCGCCACCGCCGCCCGGGTCCTGCGCCAGCTCCGCCACGACCCGCGCACCATCGCGCTGATGCTCCTCGTCCCCTGCGTGATGCTGTTCCTGCTCCGCTACGTCTTCGACGGCAGCCCGCGCACCTTCGACACCATCGGCGCGTCCCTCCTCGGGATCTTCCCGCTCATCACGATGTTCCTGGTCACCTCGATCGCCACCCTGCGCGAACGCACCTCCGGCACCCTCGAACGCCTCCTCGCCCTGCCCCTCGGCAAGGGCGACCTGATCGCCGGTTACGCCCTCGCCTTCGGCGCCCTCGCGGTCGTCCAGTCGGCGCTCGCCACCGGCCTCGCCGTCTGGTTCCTCGACCTCGACGTCACCGGCAGTCCCTGGCTGCTCCTCCTGGTGGCCCTGCTCGACGCGCTCCTCGGCACGGCCCTCGGCCTCTTCGTCTCGGCCTTCGCGGCCTCCGAGTTCCAGGCGGTGCAGTTCATGCCGGCGGTGATCTTCCCCCAGCTGCTCCTCTGCGGCCTCTTCACCCCGCGCGACACCATGCACCCCGCCCTGGAGGCCGTCTCCGACGTCCTGCCCATGTCCTACGCCGTCGACGGCATGAACGAGGTCCTCCGGCACACCGACATGACCGCCGCCTTCGTCCGCGACGTCCTGGTCGTCGCCGACTGCGCCCTGCTGGTGCTGGGCCTCGGCGCGGCGACCCTCCGCCGCCGGACCGCATGA
- a CDS encoding ABC transporter ATP-binding protein: MMNYSSRPPEEPAVHARDLTVVRGPRTVLRGLGFTVPRGRITGLLGPSGCGKSTLMRAVVGTQAKVTGTLDVLGRPAGHPALRTRVGYVTQAPSVYNDLTVRQNLDHFAAILDPGRASADRRHENVTRAIADVDLTPHADALAGTLSGGQRSRVSLAVALLGTPDLLVLDEPTVGLDPVLRRDLWNLFHALAAERGTTLLVSSHVMDEAERCHRLLLMRAGRILADDTPEALRTRTGSDTVEAAFLHLVDEAAAAGRTKESTR, encoded by the coding sequence ATGATGAATTACTCCTCCCGCCCACCGGAGGAACCGGCCGTCCACGCTCGAGACCTCACCGTCGTCCGAGGCCCCCGCACCGTCCTGCGGGGCCTCGGCTTCACCGTCCCGCGCGGCCGGATCACCGGCCTCCTCGGCCCCTCCGGCTGCGGGAAGTCGACCCTGATGCGGGCCGTCGTCGGCACCCAGGCCAAGGTCACCGGCACCCTCGACGTCCTCGGCCGGCCCGCCGGCCACCCCGCCCTGCGCACCCGCGTCGGCTACGTCACCCAGGCCCCCTCCGTCTACAACGACCTGACCGTCCGCCAGAACCTCGACCACTTCGCCGCGATCCTCGACCCCGGCCGCGCGTCCGCCGACCGCCGCCACGAGAACGTCACCCGGGCCATCGCCGACGTCGACCTCACCCCCCACGCCGACGCCCTCGCCGGCACCCTCTCCGGAGGCCAGCGCAGCCGCGTCTCTCTCGCCGTGGCCCTCCTCGGCACCCCCGACCTCCTCGTCCTCGACGAACCCACGGTCGGCCTCGACCCCGTCCTCCGGCGCGACCTGTGGAACCTCTTCCACGCCCTCGCCGCCGAACGCGGCACGACCCTGCTGGTCTCCTCCCACGTCATGGACGAGGCCGAGCGCTGCCACCGCCTCCTGCTGATGCGCGCGGGCCGGATCCTCGCAGACGACACCCCCGAAGCCCTCCGCACCCGCACCGGCTCCGACACCGTCGAGGCGGCCTTCCTGCACCTGGTGGACGAGGCGGCAGCGGCAGGCCGTACGAAGGAGAGCACCCGATGA
- a CDS encoding SH3 domain-containing protein, producing MSVDRIEATGPAERAEEVAPGSEEAVTTTAATAVRYYPVAPGVRLNVRSGPGTQYNVVRILAEGARVPIYCQTPGTTVTGPYGTSNIWDNVSNGEYVADAYVYTGHDGYVASRCL from the coding sequence ATGTCTGTTGACCGCATCGAAGCAACCGGACCGGCCGAGCGGGCCGAAGAGGTCGCGCCCGGCTCGGAGGAGGCCGTCACGACCACGGCGGCGACGGCCGTCCGCTACTACCCGGTCGCGCCGGGTGTCCGTCTGAACGTGCGCAGTGGCCCGGGTACGCAGTACAACGTCGTGCGCATCCTGGCCGAGGGCGCCCGCGTCCCGATCTACTGCCAGACCCCGGGCACCACGGTGACCGGCCCGTACGGCACGTCGAACATCTGGGACAACGTGAGCAACGGCGAGTACGTCGCGGACGCGTACGTCTACACCGGCCACGACGGTTACGTGGCCTCCCGCTGCCTCTGA
- the trpS gene encoding tryptophan--tRNA ligase yields MTRVFSGVKPTGHLTLGNYLGAMRQWAAVDQHRAESLFCIVDLHALTVDHDPARVRRLSRQAATLLLAAGLDPRLCTVFVQSHVDEHARLSYLLECVATDGEMRRMIQYKEKAAREQRRGGSVRLSLLTYPVLMAADILAYGTDEVPVGDDQAQHVELSRDLAVRFNQRYGHTFTVPRATLPTVAARVMNLQDPTSKMGKSDDTGPGIVYLLDEPDVARKKVMRAVSDSGREVVYDRESRPGVANLLEILAACTGVDPQEAAGAYESYGALKRDAAEAVVEVLRPVQERHKELCADPGHVEEVLRDGAERARAMARPTVDAAYRAIGLLPAGAEAGAPVLNAAR; encoded by the coding sequence ATGACGAGGGTCTTCAGTGGGGTCAAGCCGACCGGGCATCTGACGCTGGGGAACTACCTGGGAGCCATGCGGCAGTGGGCCGCGGTCGACCAGCACAGGGCGGAGTCGCTGTTCTGCATCGTCGACCTGCACGCCCTGACCGTGGACCACGATCCGGCACGGGTGCGCAGGCTGAGCCGGCAGGCGGCGACCCTGCTGCTGGCGGCCGGGCTCGATCCGCGGCTGTGCACGGTGTTCGTGCAGAGCCATGTGGACGAGCACGCGCGGCTGTCGTACCTGCTCGAGTGCGTGGCCACGGACGGCGAGATGCGCCGGATGATCCAGTACAAGGAGAAGGCCGCGCGGGAGCAGCGGCGGGGCGGGAGTGTGCGGCTGTCGTTGCTGACGTATCCGGTGCTGATGGCGGCGGACATCCTGGCGTACGGGACCGACGAGGTGCCGGTCGGGGACGACCAGGCGCAGCACGTGGAGCTGTCGCGGGATCTGGCGGTGCGCTTCAACCAGCGGTACGGGCACACGTTCACGGTGCCGCGGGCCACGCTGCCGACGGTGGCGGCGCGGGTGATGAACCTGCAGGACCCGACGTCGAAGATGGGCAAGAGCGACGACACGGGGCCGGGGATCGTCTATCTGCTGGACGAGCCGGACGTGGCGCGGAAGAAGGTCATGCGGGCGGTGAGCGACAGCGGGCGGGAGGTCGTGTACGACAGGGAGTCCCGGCCCGGGGTGGCGAACCTGCTGGAGATCCTCGCTGCGTGCACGGGAGTGGATCCTCAGGAGGCGGCCGGTGCGTACGAGTCGTACGGCGCCTTGAAGAGGGACGCGGCGGAGGCCGTGGTCGAGGTGCTGAGGCCGGTGCAGGAGAGGCACAAGGAGTTGTGCGCTGATCCCGGTCATGTGGAGGAGGTGCTGCGGGACGGTGCGGAGCGGGCACGGGCCATGGCACGGCCGACCGTGGACGCCGCCTACCGGGCGATCGGGCTGCTGCCGGCGGGTGCGGAGGCCGGGGCGCCGGTGCTGAACGCGGCCCGGTAG
- a CDS encoding class I SAM-dependent methyltransferase — translation MTTPRTTPPADRLTRAARALSFNSAAAQYAANRPSYPPALFDTIEELTGRPLAGSRVVDVGAGTGMATARLHARGADVIAVEPGDGMAAEFRRTLPGVPVVRGDGNALPLAGHCADLLTYAQAWHWTDPARAVPEAVRVLRPGGALALWWNTDALDVPWIAEAAERTDRHFGMNLSAEKRDISARVADPEGRLGLVRREIRWSRRVPLDTHLANLGSHSVFLTQGEERTAAHLAEERGHLLAVFPDGIVEETYVLVLLLATTPATETSTTPATTPAFEPEPEPEPEPEPEPEPEPEPEPSTSTA, via the coding sequence ATGACCACGCCGAGGACCACCCCACCGGCCGACCGGCTCACGCGCGCCGCCCGCGCGCTCTCCTTCAACTCCGCCGCCGCCCAGTACGCCGCCAACCGCCCCTCCTACCCGCCCGCCCTCTTCGACACCATCGAGGAGCTGACCGGCCGCCCCCTCGCCGGCTCCCGGGTCGTGGACGTCGGCGCCGGTACGGGCATGGCGACCGCCCGGCTGCACGCGCGCGGCGCCGACGTGATCGCCGTCGAACCCGGTGACGGCATGGCGGCCGAGTTCCGCCGCACCCTGCCCGGCGTGCCGGTCGTCCGGGGTGACGGCAACGCCCTCCCGCTCGCCGGCCACTGCGCCGACCTCCTCACCTACGCCCAGGCCTGGCACTGGACCGACCCCGCGCGGGCCGTCCCGGAGGCGGTCCGGGTGCTGCGCCCGGGCGGGGCACTGGCGCTGTGGTGGAACACCGACGCGCTCGACGTGCCCTGGATCGCGGAGGCGGCGGAACGCACCGACCGCCACTTCGGGATGAACCTCTCCGCCGAGAAACGCGACATCAGCGCCCGTGTCGCCGACCCCGAGGGCCGCCTCGGCCTCGTCCGCCGCGAGATCCGCTGGAGCCGTCGCGTACCGCTCGACACGCACCTCGCCAACCTCGGCAGCCACTCCGTCTTCCTGACCCAGGGAGAGGAGCGCACCGCGGCCCACCTCGCCGAGGAGCGGGGGCACCTCCTGGCCGTCTTCCCGGACGGCATCGTCGAGGAGACCTACGTCCTCGTCCTCCTCCTCGCGACCACGCCCGCGACCGAGACCTCGACCACGCCAGCGACCACCCCCGCGTTCGAGCCCGAGCCCGAGCCCGAGCCCGAGCCCGAGCCCGAGCCCGAGCCCGAGCCCGAGCCCGAGCCCTCGACCTCGACCGCTTGA
- the proC gene encoding pyrroline-5-carboxylate reductase → MTQKVAVLGTGKIGEALLSGMIRAGWAPADLLVTARRPERAEELRTRYGVTPVSNQEAAKTADTLILTVKPQDMGTLLDELAPHVPADRLVVSGAAGIPTSYFEDRLADGTPVVRVMTNTPALVDEAMSVISAGSHATADHLAHAEEIFGAVGKTLRVPESQQDACTALSGSGPAYFFYLVEAMTDAGILLGLPRDKAHDLIVQSAIGAATMLRDSGEHPVKLRENVTSPAGTTISAIRELENHGVRAALIAALEAARDRSRELASGTKD, encoded by the coding sequence ATGACCCAGAAAGTCGCAGTCCTCGGCACCGGCAAGATCGGCGAAGCCCTGCTCAGCGGAATGATCCGCGCCGGCTGGGCCCCCGCAGACCTCCTGGTCACCGCCCGCCGCCCGGAACGGGCCGAGGAGCTCCGCACCCGCTACGGCGTCACCCCGGTCTCCAACCAGGAGGCCGCCAAGACCGCCGACACCCTGATCCTCACGGTCAAGCCGCAGGACATGGGCACCCTCCTCGACGAACTCGCCCCGCACGTCCCCGCCGACCGCCTGGTCGTCAGCGGCGCCGCCGGCATCCCGACCTCCTACTTCGAGGACCGCCTCGCCGACGGCACCCCCGTGGTCCGTGTCATGACCAACACCCCCGCCCTCGTCGACGAGGCCATGTCGGTCATCTCCGCCGGCAGCCACGCCACCGCCGACCACCTCGCCCACGCCGAGGAGATCTTCGGCGCCGTCGGCAAGACGCTCCGCGTCCCCGAGTCCCAGCAGGACGCCTGCACCGCCCTCTCCGGCTCCGGCCCGGCGTACTTCTTCTACCTGGTCGAGGCCATGACCGACGCCGGCATCCTGCTCGGCCTGCCCCGCGACAAGGCCCACGACCTGATCGTCCAGTCCGCGATCGGCGCCGCGACGATGCTCCGCGACAGCGGCGAACACCCGGTCAAGCTCCGCGAGAACGTCACCTCACCGGCCGGCACCACCATCAGCGCCATCCGCGAACTGGAGAACCACGGCGTACGGGCCGCCCTCATCGCCGCCCTCGAAGCCGCCCGCGACCGCAGCCGCGAACTCGCCTCCGGCACCAAGGACTGA
- a CDS encoding serine/threonine-protein kinase, protein MAPQQDAGAGAEAELPQYAGHYRLDSRLGSGGMGVVHLARSTSGLKLAVKVVHAEFAGDAEFRGRFRQEVAAARRVSGAFTAPVVDADPEAERPWMATLFIPGPTLADQVKRNGPMPTAQLRRLMAGLAEALRDIHRVGVVHRDLKPSNVLLADDGPKVIDFGISRPKDSELRTETGKLIGTPPFMAPEQFRRPREVGPAADIFALGSVLVHAATGRGPFDSDSPYVVAYQVVHDEPDLTGVPGELAELVRRCLAKEPEDRPTPDELMSGLRSVAASYDTQAFIPRQRTAADGASDAASDAVSDAASDAASDAVASRGRRESGRPSPSPSPSPAPGRRGRQGRRAVLVGAAVLTAVLAGVAVALQPAGTDPDRPGRPATRTAPAFGGWAAEPVSVSGGVPQCAYGDGALVCTQRGVVFALDPSDGDLLWRRPASDPAADRPPAVSGGRVQPYPSGGTRLKALDPRSGRDAWQRTVPAGGTVLAAGGTLLVTGADGTVTGVDGASGRREWSRGFQGHGGASFDAFGEARLVCATTRAADGKRTRVTAVDPATGAVRWDVRLDGALKPIGVHAGAVYFLANDPLSEETVALVRYTPGSGVSTRVPLSVPRQDVRATVRGDVVHLLAQGGSLEAVDMTERERVWHLETGIVRGSAPVSDGRHVYVTAPDGRLLAVDAATGRLLGQTPPRLGKAGRVAAALPQPVLADGHVHASAPDGTVFAVDGRDPPGW, encoded by the coding sequence ATGGCGCCACAGCAGGACGCCGGAGCGGGCGCGGAAGCGGAACTTCCACAATATGCCGGTCACTACCGGCTGGACTCACGGCTCGGCTCCGGTGGGATGGGCGTGGTCCATCTGGCCCGCAGCACCTCGGGGCTGAAGCTCGCGGTGAAGGTCGTGCACGCGGAGTTCGCGGGGGATGCCGAGTTCAGGGGCCGGTTCCGGCAGGAGGTGGCAGCGGCGCGCAGGGTGAGCGGTGCCTTCACCGCACCCGTCGTGGACGCCGACCCGGAGGCGGAACGGCCCTGGATGGCCACCCTGTTCATTCCCGGCCCGACCCTCGCCGACCAGGTGAAGCGGAACGGTCCGATGCCGACGGCGCAACTGCGCCGGCTGATGGCCGGGCTGGCGGAGGCGCTGCGGGACATCCACCGGGTCGGGGTGGTGCACCGGGATCTGAAGCCGAGCAACGTCCTGCTCGCCGACGACGGCCCCAAGGTCATCGACTTCGGCATCTCCCGGCCGAAGGACAGCGAACTGCGGACCGAGACCGGCAAGTTGATCGGCACGCCGCCCTTCATGGCGCCGGAGCAGTTCCGGCGCCCGCGCGAGGTGGGTCCGGCCGCGGACATCTTCGCGCTGGGATCCGTGCTGGTGCACGCGGCGACCGGGCGCGGACCGTTCGACTCCGACAGCCCGTACGTCGTCGCCTACCAGGTGGTGCACGACGAACCCGATCTGACCGGCGTCCCCGGGGAACTCGCGGAGCTGGTGCGGCGCTGCCTCGCCAAGGAGCCCGAGGACCGGCCGACGCCGGACGAGTTGATGAGCGGCCTGCGGTCGGTGGCGGCCTCGTACGACACCCAGGCGTTCATCCCGAGACAGCGGACGGCCGCGGACGGGGCCTCGGACGCGGCGTCGGACGCCGTGTCTGACGCGGCGTCGGATGCGGCGTCCGACGCGGTGGCGTCCCGTGGACGCCGTGAGTCCGGACGGCCGTCACCGTCGCCTTCGCCGTCCCCCGCGCCCGGACGCCGGGGCCGGCAGGGCAGGCGCGCCGTGCTGGTGGGCGCGGCGGTGCTCACGGCCGTACTCGCCGGGGTCGCCGTCGCGCTCCAGCCGGCCGGGACGGACCCGGACCGGCCCGGCCGTCCGGCCACCCGCACCGCCCCGGCGTTCGGCGGCTGGGCGGCGGAGCCCGTGTCCGTGAGCGGCGGCGTACCGCAGTGCGCGTACGGCGACGGAGCGTTGGTGTGTACGCAGCGCGGGGTGGTCTTCGCCCTCGACCCGTCCGACGGTGACCTGCTCTGGCGGCGCCCGGCGTCGGATCCGGCGGCCGACCGGCCCCCGGCCGTCTCCGGCGGGCGGGTCCAGCCGTACCCGAGCGGCGGTACGCGGCTGAAGGCGCTGGATCCGCGCTCGGGCCGGGACGCCTGGCAGCGGACGGTGCCTGCGGGCGGTACGGTCCTGGCCGCGGGTGGCACGCTGCTGGTCACCGGTGCGGACGGCACGGTCACCGGTGTGGACGGCGCCTCGGGCCGGCGGGAGTGGAGCCGCGGGTTCCAGGGGCACGGCGGCGCGTCCTTCGACGCGTTCGGCGAGGCCCGGCTGGTCTGCGCGACGACCCGTGCGGCCGACGGGAAGCGCACCCGGGTCACCGCGGTCGACCCGGCGACGGGCGCGGTGCGGTGGGACGTGCGGCTGGACGGGGCGCTGAAGCCCATCGGCGTCCACGCGGGGGCCGTGTACTTCCTCGCCAACGACCCGTTGAGCGAGGAAACGGTCGCCCTGGTCCGCTACACCCCCGGTTCCGGCGTGTCGACGCGGGTCCCGCTGTCCGTCCCGCGCCAGGACGTCCGGGCCACCGTGCGCGGTGACGTCGTCCACCTGCTGGCGCAGGGCGGCTCGCTGGAGGCCGTCGACATGACGGAGCGCGAGCGGGTGTGGCACCTGGAGACCGGCATCGTGCGGGGTTCCGCCCCGGTCTCCGACGGCCGTCATGTGTACGTCACCGCGCCCGACGGGCGGCTGCTCGCCGTGGACGCCGCGACGGGCCGGCTGCTCGGGCAGACGCCGCCCCGGCTCGGGAAGGCCGGCCGGGTCGCAGCCGCGCTGCCCCAGCCGGTGCTCGCGGACGGGCACGTCCACGCCTCCGCGCCCGACGGGACCGTGTTCGCCGTGGACGGGCGGGACCCGCCGGGCTGGTAG